The Paenibacillus mucilaginosus 3016 genome includes the window TGCAGAACTGGAACACGACTCCCGAACAGGGCACAAGCAGCGTGCAGCGGAACTATTCGAGCCATGTCAGCGGCCATAACGGCTTCAGTGCCACTACGGATACCACCGGGTACGGCAGCTCGAGCCTGTTCGGAACCTACAATTCGAACGACAACGGCTTCGGTGCCATCCCGAACCGTGACGCCAACGTGGAGTCGAAGGGCCTGAGCACCGGACAAGCCGAGAACGGCACCCAGGCCGGCGGCGCACAAGGCGGCGGGACACAGGGCGGTGCTGCCCAGAATGGTGCAGGCCAGCGCACCACCGGCGACGGGGACGGGCTGCTCGATATGCGCTCCGAAGGACGCGGCTTCACCACACTTGCCGCGGGTGCCGACAACGACACGGACTGGAGCTGGCTCGGCCTGCTCGGCCTGCTGGGTCTTGCCGGACTGCGGGGACGCAGCCGCCAGGATCAATTTTAACCTAAGCCAGAATCCAGGAGGTGCCGGACAATGACCGACCAACAAGCATCCGAGGCGCTGCAGAACAACTACCGCAAGGTGGCGGACCAGCGCTACGAAGTGTCGGATTACACCAGCAGCGACGAATCGTCCAAGGGAACGGCCGTTACCCATGAGCAGTTCAGCGACGTCTATACCTCCGGTACGAGCGACGGGCAGTTCCAGCTCGAGAACGGGGTTGTCCATTCCCCGGCCGAAGGCTATGAGGAGAATGAAGCCGAAGCATAAGGCGTGCACACGGCCACAAAAAGCCCTCGCTCCCCATTCGGGGCGCGAGGGCTTTCATGTCCCGGCGGGGATTATCCCGCCGAGATCAGGTTATGAATGACCTGCGCGCTTTCGGCGCGGGTCGTCGTACCGCTTGGTGCAAACAGCCCTTCCGCCCGGCCCTGCAGGAGCCCCAGCTCCACGGCCGACTGCACGGAAGCTGCCGCCCAGGAAGATACTTCGGCATGATCTGTGAAGACGCCCTGCAGACCGGTTCCGGCCGGAGCCGTACCGCCCGCTTTCGCCTCGTACGCACGAACGATCAGTGCCGCCATCTCTTCCCGGGTGATGAGCTCATCCGGGGCAAAGGTTACCGCATCGCGGCCGCCTACTATGCCGTGACTGTACGCGGCGGCTGCCGCCCCGGCATACCATGCGCCGGCAGCTACATCGGCGAATGGCAGAACCGTATCCGGCTTCGCTTCCAGACCCAGTGCGCGTACCACCATCGCCGCGAACTGGGCGCGGGTCACGCTCTGTTCCGGGGCGAAGCGCCCCTTCTCCATGCCGTTCACGATGCCTTGGGCCGCCAGCTCTCTTACCGCGGAAGAAGCCCAGTGGCCGGAAGGCAGGTCGGCAAACGCTGCGCCGTATTCCAGCACGGCATACTTGCTGAAGTGGCTGACCTTCGCGGTCAGTGTATTCCCGTTCCAAGCGCCCGGCACGTACTCCAGCTCTCCGTTATCGGCAAGATAATAGATGCCGGTCACGGAGCGGTCAGCCGAGCCTTGAACTTTGAAGGTCAGCGTCACCGGCTCGCTGAAGCTCGGCAGGGTCTGCCGCTTGCCGTCCTTGTCAACGGCGGCCAAAGTGAAGTCGAACACCTCACTGAGCGCCTTAAGCTCCGCATCGTTGGCGGAAGCCGACTTCGCCAGGAGCGCTTCGGTCTCAGCTTTGGCCAGACCTGCCGCACTCAGCGAGAGAGCTGCGCCTTCCCCGCTGCCCGCCGGCAGCAGCTTCGCCAGTTCGCCGAGCAGAGCGGCCGGCAGCTCCAGCGTCAGGCCGTTCATCTTGATTTCGAGCACGCCGCCTGCAAGCAGGGCGGCCGCGTTCGCCGGCAGCAGAACCTCGCGGTCGGCCGCTCCAAGCTCTACGGTTACTCTGCCATCCTTGATCTTCTGGAGGTCATCCTCGGTTACCTTCTTCGGTTTGCCGGTGCCTCCCCCGTTCGATGGATTGCCCGCACCGCCATTGCCATTACCGTTGCCGTTTCCATTGCCGCTGTCATTGTCGTCATCGTCATTGTCCGAATCCGCTTGCTTGACGGTGACTGCAATGACGGCTGTCTTCCCTTCGTAAGTCACGGTGACGTTCGCCGTGCCTGCAGCCTTCGCTGTGATCAGGCCGGTGGAGCTCACCGTTGCAACGCCTTCGTTGTCGGACGAGTAGGATGCTTCGCCGGTAACCTCCTTGTTCAGCGCCGCGTCCGAGTAGACCGCAGTGGTTACCGCTTGCTTCGTCTCGCCAGTTTTCAGCTCGACAGCGGGAGGCTCCACGGTGATGCCCGTCAGCTCCGCCGGCACTTCGCCGCCCCCGGATGTGCGGGTGATGTGCAGCGTCAGCGTTTTGGTCGCGTTATCCTTGCGTCCCTGGTCCGTGTACCAAGGCTGAGCCAGCGTCTCGGCCGTCGGCTCGATGTGCAGCTCGAAGGTGTTCAGTCCCGGATTCAGCCCAATGCCCTCCAGGTACACTTCCCCATACTGGCTCATTGCGCCTGCAGGCAGCGGTTGGCCGTTGATCGTGAAGGCTACGCCGTAAGGCACGACGCCCTTGAGGGTGAACGAGCTCTCTTCCGTCGAATAGGTGACATCTTCGCCGTACGTCGTGCGCGGCAGGGTGAGGATCATCGGCATATCCTTCCAGCGGAGGATATAATCGTCGACGACCATCTGGTTGCCGCCCTGGTTCTTGATGGTCAGCTGCATGTTCGTATCCGTGGAGCCGTATGCCCAGTTGCCGTAATCTTCCGTGTCCGGGTTGATCCGCTTGTGGCTGGTGAACGCCTCCGTATCCCATGTGCCGCGGGTGTACTTGTACTCGATGGACCGTCCGGCCATCATCTTGAACGTGTACTCCACGATGCGGCGGTCGGTAGCGCCGCTCGGCACCTGAAGCTTCGTGGACGAAGCGTTCCAGCCGTTGAACGAGCCGGCGATGTTGATGTCATCGCTGGTCGGCGTGTAGTCCGGCAGATGGAGCCGCAGCTTCACATCGACCATAACGAGCTTCGGCGTAACCGACTGCTCCTCGGAGAAGGAACGGTTGTACGCCCGGTCGAAGGCCGCAATCTTGTAGGTATACGCCGTATCGTTGCTCACCGCATAGTCGATATATTCGCGTGCGGCTTCCGGCAGGACGGCAATCTTGCGGAAATCCTCCTGGCCCGCTTCCTTGCGGAGCACTTCATACCCGGATACGTCCTGCGAGTCCGCAGTCCATTTCAGCGTCGCCCGGTTCGACTCGGTCGTGATGGTTCCGAGTACCGGTGCCGCCGGCGGCGTCTGATCCTCCGGACTTCCGTACACCTGGACCGTTACCGAAGGAGATACGCTGTAAGTCTCGCCGTTGTCGGTCGAAACCTTGGCGAAGTAGCGGTACAGCCCGGTTTCGGTCGGCTCGAAGGCCGCCCAGTACAGCTTGCCCGGCTCCTCATCGCTTAAGTAGCGCAGCTTCGTGTCCTCGGCCGCTTCCGGATCGCTGCCGTCCTTGTAATAGGCGAGTCTTGCGATCAGCCCCGGAGCTTCCTTGCCGGCGTACGCCGGGTTATCCGTCAGGCCGTCCACCTGGATCGCAACAGTGATCTGCGGCGTGCTCTGACCCACGCCCGCATAGACCGCCTCCGTGATGGTCGAAGGTGTGCCCACGCTATTGATGGTGAACGCCGGTGTAGCCGAAGCCATGTCGCTCAGGAACCCTTCGCCCCCGCCGACAAGCGCCGTTACGGCGTAATAGTATTTGGTGCCGTTTGCTGCCGTGTCATCCGTGAAAACCGTGCCGCTGCCGGATACCGTGCCCAGCAGGGTCACCGCACCGCCTTCGATCGCCGCCCGGTATACACGGTACCCCTCGGCGCCTTCCACTGCGTTCCAGCTCACGGTAACTTCCCCGTTGCCCGCAGCCGCCGCTACCCCGGTTACCGTGGGTGCCGAGTGCAGCTCGCCTTCGGATACCATCATAACCCCGGTCATCGCCGGGATCGTCAGCTTGATTTTGCCTCCTGTGACTGCAGCCGTAATCCCGCCCTGCAGCAGGTCCTTCAGCGTCAGCCCTTCCGGCAGGAAGCCGGCCACGTCCGCTTCGATCGTCTTCGCTTCGCTTGCGCGGTTAACGGCGATCAGCGCGCCCTTGGAATCATCCTTGCGGGCATAGGCGATCACTTCGCCTTGGGCATAAGCGTTCTTAAGGTCGCCCGTACGGAAGACGGGGTACTCATTGCGGATCTTCGCCGCCTGCTGGTACGTGGAGAACAGGCCCGTATATCTGCCATTGCCCGAGAACGAACCGTCCTCATGGGCGGTGACACGCTCCCATGGGAACGCTCGGCGGGAGTCCGGGTCCTTCGTGCCGGCAACGCCGACTTCACTTCCATAGTAGATCGACGGAGCACCCGGATAGCCCATCTGGAAGATGGCGGTAAGCTCCTGAAGCTTGATCGCTTTGTCGCTGGCTTCCGGCGCCATAATCAGATGCTCTTCTTCCCACTCCGGATGATCGTACTTCGTAATCGAACGGGTCGTATCATGTGAATCGACCAGGTTCATCAGCGCCTGCCAGGCTTCCTTCGGATAGTCCTCCCGGATCGATTCGAGCGCCGCATTCATCGCTTCGGCGCTTCCGCCGTTGAGGAACGCCTGCAGCGCTCCGCGGAACCGGTAGTTCATGACGGAGTCGAACTGGTCGCCGAGCAGGAACTTCGTCGCCACGCCCCACTCTTCGCCGATCAGCACCGGCTCATCGATCCCGCCGCCGTTCACATCGGTACGGCCTGCAGCCGACTTGACCGACTCGCGGAACTTCGACCAGGTGCCTGCAGAGACATCCGGCGCCACATCAAGCCGCCAGCCGCTCGCTCCCATCCACAGCCAGCGCTGGGAGCCGGTCTCCTTCATCCGTGTCTCCGCCTGTGCATCGCTCAGGCTCTTCAGGTTGTGGCCGATTACATTGTCGCGGTAATGAATGCTGTTCCACTCATGCTGTCCCGGGAGCGAGAGCTCATCGGCCGGCAGGTATTCGGTCGCGGAGGTTTGGGGCTCCTTCGCATCCATCACCGGCAGCGAGTCATAGCCCCACCAGGCGTCATACTTGAACCGCAGGCCGGGATCGTCCCGGTTCGGAACCTTCTCATTGTCCACGGTGAACCAGGTCACATACATGAAGTCATCCGGGAATTTGTAATTCGTACCCGTCATCGGATTGATCTGCGAGGTGTAGTCCGCGCGCACTGCCGCTTCGGCCGCTTCTTTCGAGAGGCCTTCGTTGTTCATCTTGTCGTAGACAGCCGCCCAGTACTCGTAAGCGCCGATCTCCGGATATTTGGAATACCGGTCAAAATAAATCGAGTCATCCCCGACGTGGTTGAACACGCCGTCATTGATCACGCGGATGCCGGCCGCCTTGGCCGCCTTCGTGAAGTTCGAGAATACGCGGTCCGATGCTTCACGCGTCTTCACATAGTCAAGGCCCGATGCCGGGTCACCCGGGGTGTTGTATACCGGTTGTCCGAACATGGGATCGAGATGCTTGTAATCCGTTGCATCATACTTGTGGTTGGAGGCCGCCCAGGCGACCGGATTGAGATAAACGGCCGTAATGCCGAGTGATTTCAGGTAGGCGAGCTTCTGCTCGATCCCCTGGATGTCGCCGCCGTAGAACTCGTTGGTCCAGGCGCCGTCCGACTCCGCATCCGGATAGTAAGGCTTGTTCTCCGGCTTGAGGCGGTCCGGGTTCTCCGGCGCATCACTCCATGTGCCCCACACCTGGCCTTCCGCCGGCTCATTCGGTACGCCGCCATCGAAGTACTGCAGCTTCTGCCCGTTCTTCTCCGTCGCATACTGCGGATCCAGTGCTCCGCGCGAGCCGTCGAGCAGCTTCGCCCGGTTGTTGTCCTTCGTCCCGTCGAAGAAGCGGTCAGGGAAAATCTGGTATACCACCGCATGCTTCATCCAGTCCGGGGTCCGGTAATCCGTCTTGTACACCGTCAGGTCGTAAGGAAGCGCGCCGTCGTCCGACACGCTGCCGGTCCCCCCGCGGGTGCTGTCATCCCCGTACTCCACCTTGCTCATCCCGTCCACCAGGATGAACTTGTAGCCCCATACGCCGACTTTGCCGCCGAAGGCTGCAGCCGGTACCGTCACTTCGAAGTAATCCTTGCCGCTGACGGTCGTGGCCTTTGTCATCAAGTAGGCTGCCGACAAACCGTCCGGCGAAGTCAGCTCGGCCTTGGCTGTCTGCACGTCACCCGCCGCTGCCGCGATGCGCAGCTTGAGCTCCTGCCCTTCGGCCGGAATCGCGCCGAACGGCTTCTTGAACGTAACGGAACGGCTGTCAAAGGCGATCGCGTCCTTCTGAATCTGTCCGTCGAAGGTGCCGTCCTGGGCCACATAATCGTGGCTAAGCGCTTTCAATTCGGCCTTGAGGTCAATCGTGAACGTGACGTCCGCCGTATCCAGCGTAACGATCTTGAGGTTGCCTCCGTCCGCTGCACCGTATTCGACGCCCCAATCGGAGCCGAAGACCACCTTGGCTTCATAGGAGCCTGCCGGCAGGGTGCGCTGCAGCTTGTATACCGTGTTGTCGAACTTGTAGTCGACGAAGAACTGCTGCGCTTCCCCCGGTGCCCACTCGGCTTCGCCGAATACGCGCTGCACCGAACCGACCAGGCGCGGCTGCTGTGACGCATCGAGCTGCGGCACATACTGCGGCAGACCCGCTACGCCGGACTCCGAGATCCGGGCCATTCCCAGCTCCCCGTTCACATAGAACGTGACGCTCTTGGGCTCGGCCAGCTGAAGGGAGAAATTCCCGCCGCCGTTGTCGAACCCGGTCCAGGTCCCGCTTTGGACCATCTTGAATTCGTGGGTACCCGCCGCCAGCTCCCGGGTGTATGTATAGAACTCTCCCACGATGTGCTTCATCTGGGTTTCCGTCGAAGCATTGTTCCAGCCTTGGAAGCTGCCGACGACGACCCACTTGCTCGATCCGCCCGGCTGCTCCGCATTGATCCCCCCTGCCGCAGCGGCCTGTACCGAGCCCGTCAGGACGCCGGCCAGCAGCTGAACGGTCATCAGGACCGCGGTTAAGGCCGCAAGCAGTCTGACCCTCTGTCTGTTCTGCCAGAAAGACATGTGATAAGTGCCTCCATTCTCAAAATGTGGTAGTAAAGCGTTTTCTCGATCATCATAGCATGGGCTTTCCATCCCGGCAGTGTACAATATTGACGTTCTGCCCGTATTCCGTTGACCTCTTCGCAGAAGAAGAAGGATTTTGTGGAACAAACGGACGAAAGAATAGAAACCGGTTTCCTAATGGACTGTAATTACTGGATTATTTTGTTTTAAATCTCGGGATTTGGGAACCCTATGCACATCAGATCAGCCTGGAGGGGAAGAAACGGATGAGGGGCAGCATCCCGGCAGATGACATCATGTCTTCGGTTCACGAGACCTATCGTGACAACACGGACCTCGAGTACCGGACGCTGTCCGGCGGCGGCCGCTCCATGACCGTGCTCTATCTCAAGAGCCTGTGCGACAGCAAGAAGATCACCCATTCCCTGATCGCCCCTTTCTTCGAGATGGGTGCATCCGGGAGCTTCGCCGGCTATCTCTGGTCGCTGCCGGGCGTGACTCAGCCATTCGGCTCGGAGCAGGCGGTGGGCCAGGTGCTCAAGGGCTTCACCGTCATCCTGCTGGAGGAACGGATCTACCTGTACGAAGCCGCCTATGCGGCCACAAGCGGCATTTCCGACGCGTCGGTGGAATCGATTGTTCAAGGTCCGGCCGATGCCTTCAATGAAGATATCGACGTGAACATCAATATGGTCCGCAGGCGGTATGAAAGCGAGCGGCTCAAGGTGGAGACCGGCTCCGTGGGGCGGACGTCCCGGACAAAGATCGCACTGATCTATGACACGCAGCGGGTCGATCCCAAAATACTGCAGGAGCTCAAGGCCAGGCTGGGGCGCATCGATGTGGACCTGATCCAGTCGGCGGCCCAGCTGCAGAAGCAGCTCAATACCCAGAGCATCCAGCTGTTCCCGGAGCTGATGGTTACCGAAAGACCGGACCGGGTCGTGCAGAATCTGGCCTGCGGGCGGATCGGCGTCCTGGTGAACACCACCGGCTTCGCGCTGATTCTTCCTTCGGTGTTCGACGACTTCTTCACTTCCATGGACGACGTGTACCAGTTCCGCATCGTCGGCCAGTTCCTGAAGATCATCCGCTACATCGGCCTGTTCCTGACGCTGACGCTGCCGGCTTTCTATATTGCCTTCACCTCGTACAATCCCGAGATTCTGAAGGACCAGCTCACCCTGCTCATCGCCGGCTCCCGGGCCAGCGTACCGTACCCCTCGTTCGTCGAGGTCCTGTTCATGCTGCTCATGATGGAATTCCTCATCGAAGCGAGCCTGCGGCTGCCCAAGGCGGTCGGACCGACAGCCACCACCGTCGGCGGTCTGATTCTCGGGCAGGCGGCGACGGAAGCGGGCCTGGTCGGCAACATCATGGTCATCATCGTGTCCGCCGTGGCGATCTCGAACTTCGTGATCCCCATTACGATGATGAACTTCTCGATCCGGGTGCTGAAGTACGGATTCATCTTCCTGGCTTCGATCTTCGGACTGGTCGGCATCGTCCTCGGATTCATCGCGCTGGTGATGTATCTGTCGAATCTCGAAAGCTTCGGTCAGCCTTATCTGCGTATTTCGGTGAAGCTTCCGTGGAAGGACGTGATTCCCCTTGGCCGAAAGTAGGCACTTCTATTATCTCGTTCTGCTCAATGCCCTCATCAACGTCATCAACAATGTGCCGCGGACGCTCATCAACCACCGGTCCCAGGATGTCATGACCGCCCTACTCCTCAGCATCCCCGCCGGTCTGTTGATGCTCTACTTCACATCCCGGTCCGTGATGAAGCTGGGAAACGAGACCCTGCCCGAGCGGCTTTACCGGCTGCTCCCGAAGTGGGCGGCGCCGCCGCTGCTGTTCGGCTTTGCGTTCGTCTGGTATATGGCGGGTTCGATTACGCTGCTTTCCTTCGTTGACATTACGCTGCGCTATATCTCGCCGGACACCTCGAAGTACCTCATTATGAGCGGTTTTCTGGCGGTCGTTATCTACAGTGCGCGGATGAAGAGCAATGCCATCCTGTTTGCCCTGGAAACCCTGACGGTGCTCATGATTCCTTTCATGGCTTTCTTTCTGGGCAAAACCATGCTGAACCCGGGTTTCAGCTGGGATGCGGTCCTGAAGACGGTCCGCTCCGGCTGGGGCTTTCCGACCTTCGAAGCGATGTCCGCGGCCACGTTTATTTTTACGGGATACACCAACATGGCGGTCTTTCACCGGGCGTTCAAAAGCTTCAAGCTGAAGCTTCGGCATCTGTGGATCATCGCCGTGCCGGGGGTGATGACGCTCCTGACGAGCCTGCTCATCCCCATCGGGCTGCTCGGGTCAGCGGGCGTCGACAAGCATGTGTATCCGTGGTTTTCTACCGCGGATTCGATCCATATCGAGTTCTTTCTGGTGGAGCGGCTGGTGTTCGTGTTCTATCTCTTCTACATCACAATGTCGCTGATCAGCGTCATCGTCCACTGGCATGTTGCTTTTCACATTGTGGAGATCATCCTGCCGTTCAAGCGCAGGCTGAAGTCCGGGGCCCGCTCCTATACGGTGATCGGCTGCTTCGCTCTGTCCGCCCTGCTTATGATGCTCATGGACCAGGAGACGCTGCTGCATTTTGCCATCGTGTACCTGCAGATCCGCCTCCTCGGTGAATTCGCCCTCTCGGTGGCCGCCGTCTGGGCGGTCCGGAAGAGGTGGTTCCGATGATCCGGAGCCTGCTGCCCGGACTGCGGATGCCCTTCGTTCTTGCGGCACTGCTGCTGACCGCGGGCTGCAGCCAACTCAAGGATATCGACAAAAGGCTGTTCGTCGTGGCTATAGGCATTGATCCCGTACCGGGCTCCAAAGACCGGATGAAGATCACTTTGAAGGCCGCCATCCCGCAGGGCGATCCGAAGCAGGGCGGCCAGGAGTTCGACCTGATTACGATCGAGGCCGGATCCATTGCCGAGAGTCTGCGTCTGGCCAAGTCCAAGGTGGACAAGGAGCTGGACTTCGGCCATACGAAGGGGCTGCTGTTCGGGGAGAAGCTGAGTCCGGATGCCCTCGCTTATGCGGTCGACTGGGCGGTGCGCAGAAGGGATATTCAGCTCGTCAGCCTTACGGCGCTGGCCCAGCCTACGGCCTACGATATTCTCAAGCAGAAGATCAAGACGGAACGGGTTCCGGGCAAAGCCCTGTTCCTCGCCCTGAGCCGGGAAGGGACGGAGTCGCCGTTCATCGTGCCGGCCTACCTGTTCGATCTTCACCGCAAGCTGTACGAACCGGGCTGGAGCCCCGCCCTTCCCATCGTGGAGTACAAAGGGAAGCAGTTCAACATCAACAAGCTCGCGGTGTTGCGAAAAAAACAGACGGCCGGCACCCTGACGCCCGACGAAACCAAGCTGTACAATATCCTGACCCGGCGCCACGTGAGAACCAACCTCAATCTCATGTGGAAAGAAAACCGTCTGGCCCTCAACCTGGACCAGACGAACAGCTGGTACCGGATCATAAGCAGCGGCGAAGGCGGGACACAGGTGGTCTTCCACTTGCATCTGAGCGGCATGCTGGAGGAAACGCGCATGGTTACCTCCCTGTCGGGAGCTGAACTGAGGGAGCTGGAGACGGCTTATACGGAGAAGCTTTCCAAAGATGTCCGTGCCCTGCTCACCAAGCTGCAGCAGTGGGATACGGATCCGCTGGGGCTCGGGCTCCACTACGAAGCCCGCCATCCCGGCGGCTCGTGGAAAGAGCTGTATCCGGGGGCGTCGTTCACGGTTCAAGCGAAGGTACAGATCCGCTCGACCGGAGTCATCCTGTAGGCCGCTGCTGGGTGAAGCCAGGATTGAGGCCAAGACTGAGGCCAGGATTGAGGCCATCCTTAGGCACGGGGGCCGAATGCGGCCGTCCATGCTGGCATTCTTTTCCTCCCCCCGTTGCCCGCGGCCTACGCTTTCCTGTACTATGAAGAGTAGCGGTTCAGCGCAGAAAGGGGGGACAAAACGATGGAAACCGCACTGCTCGGAAGCTTGATCTCCGCCATGGCTACCGTCCTTGGCGCGGTACCCCTGTTCTTCGTGAAGACACTGTCGGAGAAGTGGAAGGATATTCTCATCGCCTTCACGGCAGGCATTATGGTATCCGCTTCGACCTTCGGCCTGATGCCCCAGGCCATCGAAGAATCCGGAATCGCCGCCTTGACGATCGGCCTGCTCATCGGTATCTTCGTGCTCGATCTTATTGAGAAGAACATTCCCCACATTGACGTGGAGAACGATTCGGGCATCTCGCAGTTCGACTCGAAGTCCCTGCTCGTCATCATCGCCCTCTTCATCCATAACATCCCGGAGGGCCTGAGCACCGGCTTCAGCTATGCCAGCGCCAACGAGGGGCTCGGCCCCATGGTCGCCATCTCGATCGGCGCCCAGAACATGCCCGAAGGCCTCGTCCTTGCCGTGTTCCTTCTGAATTCCAAGGTCAGCAGGCTGCGATCCTTCCTGCTCGTCACCCTGACCGGACTCATGGAGATGGTGTCGGCCGTGGTCGGCTACTTCACGGCGAGCTACATCCAGTCCCTGGTCGGCTACGGCCTTGCCTTCGCCGCCGGTGCCATGATGTTCATCGTCTACAAGGAACTGGTCCCGGAGACGCACGGGCACGGCTATGAGAGGCAGTCCACCTACTCGTTCATTCTGGGGCTGCTCGTCATGGTGTACATAAGCTACTGGTTCGGCTGATCTGTCCACCGGGAACGGACAGCCCCTCAGTTGGGGTACCTGCCCCGCCGTCATTCGGGGAAGGTGGGACGGACGAACAAATCGGATGGCGTACATATCTGCTGAACTTCCGTCCAGCCGCTTGAAGCCCGCCTCTTACTGAGGATCCAAGATAAACGCGCGTCGTCCTTCAAGGACGACGCGCGTTTTATAAGAACTATAAGATGTGCAGCGGCTCTACCGGAACCGCTGGGAGGCGGCGGGCCGGCTGTTCTTCACCCCGTCTTGGCAGGTCCCTGCCTCACCGCGGTCCATACAGGGTCAGAGGTGTCTGCATACATGGCGTGCTGCCTGCAGCGGCTCCAC containing:
- a CDS encoding ZIP family metal transporter is translated as METALLGSLISAMATVLGAVPLFFVKTLSEKWKDILIAFTAGIMVSASTFGLMPQAIEESGIAALTIGLLIGIFVLDLIEKNIPHIDVENDSGISQFDSKSLLVIIALFIHNIPEGLSTGFSYASANEGLGPMVAISIGAQNMPEGLVLAVFLLNSKVSRLRSFLLVTLTGLMEMVSAVVGYFTASYIQSLVGYGLAFAAGAMMFIVYKELVPETHGHGYERQSTYSFILGLLVMVYISYWFG